The Juglans regia cultivar Chandler chromosome 2, Walnut 2.0, whole genome shotgun sequence genome includes a window with the following:
- the LOC109002063 gene encoding methyltransferase-like protein 17, mitochondrial translates to MTSFLPETSRKIFTPEALRSAAKQSQRCLVVPVHLRRAIKKYLREQEEPHVKRKVLRLSESLNAIKEVNSQLVTTSSRELVEDPLKSSEQSKQRWKIKSSYGDIGFKYRDDETIAYVASRMPAVFSACYRVLKEVRRRLPGFSPARVLDFGAGTGSAFWALREVWPESLEKINLVEPSQSMQRAGRSLIQGLKNLPLIHGYDSIQALTKSIKKSEREHDLVIASYVLGEIPSLKDRITVVRQLWDLTQDVLVLVEPGTPQGYNIISQMRSHILWMENRKCRKSKAANIASKDLVVAQKSSAFIVAPCPHDGPCPLAKTSKYCHFVQRLERTSSQRAYKRSKGEPPLRGFEDEKFCFVVIRRGQRPREPWPLDGTEFETLKEQQAKRNPEDLEIEYEDLIKLQQEADDNPYEQVDPSTYDSDAMESDAQEEDEGEEQEEEEQEQEETTSADLGGGWGRIIFPSVRRGRQVTMDICRSTKRDCSEGSFERLVITKSKNPTLHHQARKSLWGDLWPF, encoded by the exons ATGACGAGTTTTTTACCCGAGACCTCCCGAAAAATCTTCACCCCTGAAGCCCTCCGCTCCGCTGCCAAACAGTCCCAGCGCTGCCTCGTCGTCCCCGTCCACCTCCGCCGCGCCATCAAGAAATACCTTCGAG AGCAAGAGGAGCCGCACGTGAAGAGGAAGGTGCTGCGGCTGTCGGAGTCGCTCAATGCAATCAAGGAAGTGAACTCGCAGCTGGTGACGACGTCGTCTAGAGAGCTTGTAGAGGACCCACTTAAGTCTTCGGAGCAGTCAAAGCAGCGGTGGAAGATCAAGAGCTCCTACGGCGACATTGGGTTCAAGTACAGGGACGATGAGACCATTGCCTACGTCGCGTCGAGAATGCCCGCCGTGTTCTCCGCTTGTTACCGGGTTCTCAAGGAG GTTCGTAGAAGGCTACCGGGTTTCTCTCCGGCTAGAGTGTTGGATTTTGGTGCTGGAACGGGTTCAGCTTTCTG GGCACTGCGAGAAGTCTGGCCAGAGTCTCTGGAGAAAATTAATTTAGTAGAGCCATCCCAGTCGATGCAGCGTGCCGGCCGGAGCCTCATACAAG GTCTGAAGAACCTGCCACTTATTCATGGTTATGATAGCATTCAAGCGCTTACTAAAAGCATCAAAAAGTCAGAGAGAGAACATGACCTTGTAATTGCT TCCTACGTGCTTGGGGAGATACCGTCACTGAAGGATAGAATTACTGTAGTACGCCAGCTTTGGGATCTTACACAGGATGTTTTG GTTTTAGTTGAGCCTGGAACACCGCAAGGATATAACATCATATCTCAAATGCGATCTCATATATTATGGATGGAGAATAGG AAATGCCGTAAATCTAAAGCTGCAAACATAGCTTCAAAGGACTTGGTGGTGGCTCAAAAAAGTAGTGCATTTATAGTTGCTCCT TGTCCTCATGATGGGCCATGTCCATTGGCAAAAACCAGTAAATACTGTCATTTTGTCCAGCGCTTGGAGAGGACATCATCACAACGTGCCTACAAG CGTTCCAAGGGGGAGCCACCTTTACGTGGCTTTGAGGATgagaaattttgttttgttgttatcAGACGAGGACAAAGACCAAG GGAACCTTGGCCTCTTGATGGCACGGAGTTTGAGACATTGAAGGAGCAGCAGGCGAAAAGAAATCCAGAAGATCTTGAAATTGAATATG AGGACCTAATTAAGTTACAACAAGAAGCTGATGATAATCCATATGAACAAGTGGATCCATCTACGTATGATTCTGATGCTATGGAAAGTGATGCTCAGGAAGAGGATGAAGGAGAAGAACAAGAGGAAGaggaacaagaacaagaagaaacaACCTCTGCTGATCTTGGGGGTGGATGGGGCAGGATTATCTTTCCATCTGTTCGACGGGGCAGGCAGGTTACAATGGACATCTGTCGATCAACCAAACGAGATTGCTCTGAGGGTTCATTCGAGCGTTTGGTCATCACAAAGAGTAAGAATCCTACATTACATCACCAGGCCCGCAAATCTCTCTGGGGTGACTTGTGGCCCTTTTGA